Proteins found in one Rhinolophus ferrumequinum isolate MPI-CBG mRhiFer1 chromosome 9, mRhiFer1_v1.p, whole genome shotgun sequence genomic segment:
- the PLA2G2A gene encoding phospholipase A2, membrane associated — MKTLLLLAVITSFGLLETHGDLVDFAKMIFKKTGKEAMSSYGFYGCYCGYGGKGTPKDATDRCCVAHDCCYKRLERRGCGTKLLSYKFAYNRGQVICERGDYCKTQLCECDKAAVNCFVRNKSTYNKNYRFYDNKLCSGRTVQC, encoded by the exons ATGAAGACCCTCCTGCTGTTGGCCGTGATCACGTCCTTTG GTCTGCTGGAGACCCATGGGGATCTGGTGGATTTCGCGAAAATGATCTttaagaagacaggaaaagaagcCATGTCTAGTTATGGCTTCTACGGTTGCTACTGTGGCTACGGTGGCAAAGGAACCCCCAAGGATGCGACCGATCG GTGCTGCGTGGCACATGACTGTTGCTACAAACGGTTGGAGAGACGCGGGTGTGGCACCAAGCTTCTGAGCTACAAGTTTGCTTACAACAGGGGCCAAGTCATCTGCG AAAGAGGAGACTACTGCAAGACTCAACTGTGCGAATGTGATAAAGCGGCTGTCAACTGTTTTGTGAGAAACAAGAGCACCTATAACAAAAATTACCGATTCTACGACAATAAGCTTTGCTCTGGAAGGACTGTCCAGTGCTGA